Proteins co-encoded in one Osmerus mordax isolate fOsmMor3 chromosome 11, fOsmMor3.pri, whole genome shotgun sequence genomic window:
- the drd2a gene encoding dopamine receptor D2a: protein MDVLTQYAYNESYYDNDTWGLNDTERVQKHPYNYYAMLLTLLIFVIVFGNVLVCIAVSREKALQTTTNYLIVSLAVADLLVATLVMPWVVYLEVVGEWRFSKIHCDIFVTLDVMMCTASILNLCAISIDRYTAVAMPMLYNTRYSSRRRVTVMISVVWVLSFAISCPLLFGLNNTATRDEAQCVIANPAFVVYSSIVSFYVPFIITLLVYVQIYVVLRKRRKRVNTKPKRSGHQGPEHELAATLKQEKCTHPEDVRLCTVIVKSNGSFPVSKKKVIFIKEVANEVEDMELDDLQTCSKAEKQQKCPDPPQASSHQPPQASSHQPPQASCHQPPQPQPSHPSQQLLPSKAPNTSPTSTPPTPPKEALKTQKNGDTGPKEIQAEPPRVTKAFQTQALPNGKTQTSVKTMSKRKISQQKEKKATQMLAIVLGVFIICWLPFFITHILNTHCTTCKVPAEMYNAFTWLGYVNSAVNPIIYTTFNVEFRKAFIKILHC from the exons ATGGATGTCCTTACCCAGTATGCCTACAACGAGAGTTACTACGACAATGACACATGGGGCCTCAACGACACGGAGCGCGTGCAGAAGCACCCGTACAACTACTACGCCATGCTCCTCACGCTGCTCATCTTCGTCATTGTCTTCGGCAACGTGCTGGTGTGCATCGCCGTGTCCAGGGAGAAGGCTCTCCAGACCACCACCAACTACCTGATCGTCAGCCTGGCCGTGGCTGACCTGCTGGTGGCCACGCTTGTCATGCCCTGGGTGGTCTAcctggag GTGGTGGGCGAGTGGCGCTTCAGCAAGATCCACTGTGACATCTTTGTCACACTGGACGTCATGATGTGTACGGCCAGCATCCTCAACCTCTGTGCCATCAGCATCGaccg GTACACAGCGGTGGCCATGCCAATGCTGTACAACACGCGCTACAGCTCCAGGCGCCGTGTCACCGTCATGATCTCTGTGGTGTGGGTGCTGTCCTTTGCCATCTCCTGTCCCCTGCTGTTCGGCCTCAACAACACTG CAACGCGTGACGAGGCACAGTGCGTGATCGCCAACCCGGCCTTCGTGGTCTACTCCTCCATCGTGTCCTTCTACGTCCCCTTCATCATCACCCTGCTGGTGTACGTGCAGATCTACGTTGTGCTCCGCAAGCGGCGGAAACGCGTCAACACCAAGCCCAAGCGCTCCGGCCACCAGGGCCCCGAGCACGAGCTGGCCGCCACGCTGAAG caagagaagTGCACTCACCCAGAGGATGTACGTCTGTGCACTGTGATCGTCAAGTCTAATGGCAGCTTTCCTGTCAGCAAGAAGAAAGTG ATATTCATCAAAGAGGTGGCCAACGAGGTGGAGGACATGGAGTTGGATGacctgcagacctgcagcaAGGCAGAGAAGCAGCAGAAGTGTCCAGACCCTCCCCAGGCCTCCAGCCACCAgcccccccaggcctccagccaccagcccccccaggcctcctgccaccagcccccccagccccagccctcacacccctcccagCAGCTGCTCCCCAGCAAGgcccccaacaccagccccacctccaccccacccaccccgccCAAGGAGGCCCTGAAGACTCAGAAGAATGGGGACACTGGGCCCAAGGAGATCCAGGCGGAGCCTCCCAGGGTGACCAAAGCCTTCCAGACCCAGGCCCTGCCCAACGGCAAGACCCAGACCTCCGTCAAGACCATGAGCAAGAGGAAGATCTCCCagcagaaagagaagaaagcCACACAGATGTTAGCTATTGTCCTGG gTGTGTTCATCATATGCTGGCTGCCCTTCTTCATCACTCACATCCTGAACACCCACTGCACCACCTGCAAGGTTCCGGCTGAGATGTACAACGCCTTCACATGGCTCGGCTATGTGAACAGCGCAGTCAACCCCATAATTTACACCACCTTCAACGTGGAGTTCAGGAAGGCCTTCATCAAGATCCTGCACTGCTAG